The proteins below are encoded in one region of Chrysemys picta bellii isolate R12L10 chromosome 4, ASM1138683v2, whole genome shotgun sequence:
- the LOC135983243 gene encoding myb/SANT-like DNA-binding domain-containing protein 1 — translation MTWSHSSSPTQYPSHITSLNLISCLDIVASSTALATMQSSPAEVTMQSQNRKRAPAWTDREVLDLIAVWGDESVLLELRSKRRNAKIYEKISKAMTERGYSRDAKQCCVKIKELRQAYQKTKESNGHSGSQPQTCHFYEALHSILGAAATTTPPLTVDSEDRILSTAASSEMLADGEDEEGEEEDEAVDSTYNADFPDSQDLFITLTEIPYQPSPGVNPDPESGEGSVAATVSRPTLASPLQRLAQIRRRKKRTRDDMFSELMGCSRADAAQQTQWRENMSQYQRAHSEQEERWWQEDQQATQTLLGLMREQTDTLRRLVDVLQDRRQEDRAPLQSISNRPPPPQTPIPPSPKVPRRRGGRGRENCHSTPADCSSTRRISFPKI, via the exons tttgaatctcatttcctgtttggacatcgtggcgagctcaacagcactggcaacgatgcagagctctccagcagaggtgaccatgcaatctcagaatagaaagagggccccagcatggactgatcgggaagtcttggatctgatcgctgtgtggggcgatgagtccgtgcttttggagctgcgatcaaaaagacggaatgcaaagatctacgagaagatctcaaaagccatgacagagagaggatacagccgggatgcaaagcagtgctgcgtgaaaatcaaggagctgagacaagcgtaccagaaaaccaaagagtcaaacggacactccggatcccagccccagacatgccatttctacgaggcactgcattccatcctaggtgcggctgccaccactactCCACCACTGACAGTggactctgaggataggatattgtcgacggccgcttcctcggagatgttagcagatggggaagatgaggaaggtgaggaggaggacgaggcagtcgacagcacttacaacgctgatttccccgacagccaggatctcttcatcaccctcacagagatcccctaccaaccgtccccaggcgttaacccagaccctgaatcaggggaaggatccgtcg ctgcgactgtctcccgacctaccctggcatcccccttgcagaggctggcgcagattaggcggagaaagaaaaggacacgggatgacatgttctcagaacttatgggctgctcccgagccgatgcggcccagcagacccagtggagggagaacatgtcgcaataccagcgagcacacagcgaacaggaggagaggtggtggcaggaagaccagcaggcgactcaaacgctgcttggactaatgagggagcaaacggacacgctccggcgccttgtggatgttctgcaggaccggaggcaggaggacagagccccgctgcagtctatctctaaccgccctcccccgccacaaactcccatacccccctcacccaaagtcccaagaaggaggggcggcaggggccgtgaaaactgtcactccacccctgcagactgctcaagtaccagaaggatctcattcccaaaaatttga